One window from the genome of Rhodopseudomonas sp. P2A-2r encodes:
- a CDS encoding N-carbamoyl-D-amino-acid hydrolase, translating to MRILNAAAAQMGPIQKAESREAVVKRMLALLAEAKAKGADLVVYPELALTTFFPRYYMTDPNEVDSWFESEMPNAAVQPLFDAAAKANIALSIGYAELTEDGHHYNTQILTDRTGKIVGKYRKVHLPGHVEFDTERTHQHLEKRYFEPGDLGFPVFRALGGIFGMMICNDRRWPESYRVMGLQGVEMIVLGYNTPSVNSQKAAEGPEQRLFHNRLSVQAGAYQNSTFVVAVAKAGNEDGFPLIGGSLIVNPDGEIMAEAKTEGDELLVCACDLDATQFGKKTIFDFARHRRIEHYGRITSQTGVILPPE from the coding sequence ATGCGCATCCTGAACGCCGCCGCCGCCCAGATGGGACCGATCCAGAAAGCCGAAAGCCGCGAGGCCGTGGTGAAACGGATGCTCGCGCTGCTGGCCGAAGCCAAGGCGAAGGGTGCCGACCTCGTCGTCTATCCCGAACTGGCGCTGACCACGTTCTTTCCGCGCTACTACATGACCGACCCGAACGAGGTGGACAGCTGGTTCGAGTCGGAGATGCCCAACGCGGCGGTGCAGCCGCTGTTCGATGCCGCGGCCAAAGCCAATATCGCGCTGTCGATCGGCTACGCTGAATTGACGGAAGATGGTCACCACTACAACACCCAGATCCTCACCGACCGCACCGGCAAGATCGTCGGCAAGTACCGCAAGGTGCATCTGCCCGGCCATGTCGAGTTCGACACCGAGCGCACCCATCAGCATCTGGAAAAACGCTATTTCGAACCGGGCGACCTCGGCTTTCCGGTGTTCCGCGCGCTCGGCGGCATCTTCGGCATGATGATCTGCAACGATCGCCGCTGGCCGGAATCCTACCGCGTGATGGGCCTGCAGGGCGTCGAGATGATCGTGCTCGGCTACAACACCCCGTCGGTGAACTCGCAGAAGGCGGCAGAAGGTCCGGAGCAGCGGCTGTTTCACAACCGTCTGTCAGTGCAGGCCGGCGCCTACCAAAACTCGACCTTCGTGGTCGCGGTGGCCAAGGCCGGCAATGAGGACGGCTTCCCGCTGATCGGCGGCAGCCTCATCGTCAATCCGGACGGCGAGATCATGGCCGAGGCCAAGACCGAGGGCGACGAGCTGCTGGTGTGCGCCTGCGACCTCGATGCCACGCAGTTCGGCAAGAAAACCATCTTCGACTTCGCACGCCACCGCCGCATCGAGCACTACGGCCGCATCACATCGCAGACCGGCGTGATCCTGCCGCCGGAGTGA
- a CDS encoding PQQ-dependent sugar dehydrogenase, with amino-acid sequence MHNKFLLSACLVALALPLAACNEQATHVSGEDFGASPKLVEPVKSLIPTVNIATAKGWPDGARPTAASGMAVNAFARGLDHPRTLYVLPNGDVLVAETNAPPKPEDGKGIKGWVMGLVMKRAGAGVPSANRISLLRDADGDGVAETKTAFLEGLHSPFGMALVGSEFYVANADAVVKFPYRDGDTRITAAPVKVADLPGGPINHHWTKDLTASPDGTKLYATIGSNSNVGENGIEAEKDRAGILEIDRASGASRVFASGLRNPNGPSWQPQSGALWVTVNERDEIGSDLVPDYMTSVRDGGFYGWPYSYYGQHVDVRVSPQRPDLVAKAIVPDYALGAHTASLGLTFNTGDLFPDSMKGGAFVGQHGSWNRKPRSGYKVIFVPFEGGKPSGKPQDVLTGFLDDKGEAQGRPVGVRIDRHGALLVADDVGNTVWRVTPAGPKAASLEAGK; translated from the coding sequence ATGCACAACAAGTTTCTGCTGTCCGCATGTCTCGTAGCTTTGGCGCTGCCGCTGGCTGCCTGCAACGAACAGGCGACTCACGTCTCCGGCGAGGATTTTGGCGCCAGCCCGAAGCTGGTCGAACCGGTGAAGTCGCTGATTCCCACCGTCAACATCGCCACCGCCAAGGGCTGGCCGGACGGCGCCAGGCCAACCGCGGCCAGCGGCATGGCCGTGAACGCCTTTGCCAGGGGACTGGACCATCCGCGCACGCTCTATGTCCTGCCGAACGGCGACGTGCTGGTGGCCGAGACCAATGCGCCGCCCAAGCCGGAAGACGGCAAGGGCATCAAGGGCTGGGTGATGGGCCTGGTGATGAAGCGGGCCGGCGCTGGCGTGCCCAGCGCCAACCGCATCAGCCTGTTGCGCGACGCCGACGGCGACGGCGTGGCCGAGACCAAAACGGCGTTCCTCGAAGGTCTGCATTCGCCGTTCGGCATGGCGCTGGTCGGCAGCGAGTTCTATGTCGCCAATGCCGATGCGGTGGTGAAATTCCCCTACCGGGACGGCGACACCAGGATCACCGCGGCGCCGGTGAAGGTCGCCGATCTGCCGGGCGGGCCGATCAACCATCACTGGACCAAGGACCTCACCGCCAGCCCGGACGGCACCAAGCTCTATGCCACCATCGGCTCCAACAGCAATGTCGGCGAGAATGGCATTGAGGCCGAGAAGGACCGCGCCGGCATCCTCGAGATCGACCGCGCCAGCGGCGCCTCCCGCGTGTTCGCCTCCGGCCTACGCAATCCCAACGGCCCATCGTGGCAGCCGCAGAGCGGCGCGCTGTGGGTCACGGTCAACGAGCGCGACGAGATCGGCAGCGACCTGGTTCCGGACTACATGACCTCGGTACGGGACGGCGGCTTCTACGGCTGGCCCTACAGCTATTACGGCCAGCACGTCGACGTCCGCGTCAGCCCGCAGCGGCCGGATCTGGTGGCCAAGGCCATCGTGCCGGATTACGCACTGGGCGCGCATACCGCCTCGCTGGGCCTCACCTTCAACACCGGAGACCTGTTCCCCGACAGCATGAAGGGCGGCGCCTTCGTCGGACAGCACGGCTCGTGGAATCGCAAGCCGCGCAGCGGCTACAAGGTCATCTTCGTGCCGTTCGAGGGCGGCAAGCCCTCGGGCAAGCCGCAGGATGTGCTCACCGGCTTCCTCGACGACAAGGGCGAGGCGCAGGGCCGCCCGGTCGGCGTCAGGATCGACCGGCACGGCGCGCTGCTGGTGGCCGACGACGTCGGCAATACGGTGTGGCGCGTGACCCCCGCCGGACCCAAGGCTGCTTCGCTCGAAGCCGGGAAATGA
- a CDS encoding MATE family efflux transporter codes for MSEVTVAELPLVDGERDALPRLTAPARNPLLDHPILSTLLWLSWPNVVALSAGTLIVIAETSYIGRLGTESLAAMALVFPFVMLTMTMSGGAMGGGVSSAIARALGAGDHERASALALHALLIGLCFGLTFTVGMLVFGPTLLEALGGRGSVLAQAIGYIQIFFGGGIIPWLMNTFAAILRGTGNMKLPSAIVLNSAVCQIILGGVLGLGLGPVPSFGMRGVAAGSLIAYTIGAAIMGWYVFSGRARVRPVLRGLKIRRGMFFDILKVGAIACFSPLQNVLSLTIFTHMLARFGTEVLAGYGIGARLEFLLVTLAFAVGVASVPMVGMAIGAGRVKRARRIAWTAGWVSFAVVGLLGTLVAVYPDLWVSIFTQDPGVRAASRQYLATGAPMYAFLGLATAMYFSSQGAARVLGPVLAQTARLVFICVGGGWLLSIEATSQSFFWLAAASMVLLGVLSALSVLLTRWGPKSGAVPEVRPALS; via the coding sequence ATGTCCGAGGTCACGGTCGCCGAACTACCATTGGTCGATGGCGAGCGAGACGCGCTGCCTCGGCTGACGGCGCCGGCCAGAAATCCGCTGCTCGACCATCCCATCCTGTCGACCTTGTTGTGGCTGTCCTGGCCCAACGTGGTGGCGCTGAGCGCCGGCACCCTGATCGTCATCGCCGAGACCTCCTATATCGGCCGGCTCGGCACCGAATCGCTGGCGGCGATGGCGCTGGTGTTTCCCTTCGTGATGCTGACCATGACCATGTCCGGCGGCGCCATGGGTGGCGGCGTATCGTCGGCGATCGCGCGTGCGCTCGGCGCCGGCGACCACGAGCGTGCATCCGCACTGGCGTTGCATGCGCTGCTGATCGGCCTCTGCTTCGGCCTGACCTTCACGGTGGGCATGCTGGTGTTCGGCCCGACGCTGCTGGAAGCGCTGGGCGGCCGCGGCAGCGTATTGGCGCAGGCCATCGGCTACATCCAGATCTTCTTCGGCGGCGGCATCATCCCGTGGCTGATGAATACGTTTGCCGCCATCCTGCGCGGCACCGGCAACATGAAGCTGCCGTCGGCGATCGTGCTGAATTCCGCGGTGTGCCAGATCATTCTGGGCGGCGTGCTTGGCCTCGGCCTCGGCCCGGTGCCGTCGTTCGGCATGCGCGGCGTCGCCGCGGGCTCGCTGATCGCCTACACCATCGGCGCGGCGATCATGGGCTGGTACGTGTTTTCCGGCCGCGCGCGGGTCCGACCGGTGCTGCGCGGGCTCAAGATCCGGCGCGGCATGTTCTTCGACATTCTCAAGGTCGGCGCCATCGCCTGCTTCTCGCCGCTGCAGAACGTGCTGAGCCTGACCATCTTCACGCACATGCTGGCGCGGTTTGGCACCGAGGTGCTGGCCGGCTATGGCATCGGCGCACGGCTGGAATTCCTGCTCGTCACGCTCGCTTTCGCGGTCGGCGTGGCGTCGGTGCCCATGGTCGGCATGGCGATCGGCGCGGGCAGGGTCAAGCGGGCGCGCCGGATCGCCTGGACCGCCGGCTGGGTGTCGTTCGCCGTGGTCGGCCTGCTCGGTACGCTGGTTGCCGTCTATCCGGACCTGTGGGTCAGCATCTTCACGCAAGATCCCGGCGTACGCGCCGCCAGCCGGCAATATCTCGCCACGGGGGCGCCGATGTACGCCTTTCTCGGCCTCGCCACCGCGATGTATTTCTCGTCGCAGGGCGCGGCCCGGGTGCTGGGCCCGGTGCTGGCACAGACCGCGCGGCTGGTCTTCATCTGTGTTGGCGGCGGGTGGCTGCTGTCGATCGAGGCCACCAGCCAGAGCTTCTTCTGGCTCGCGGCGGCGTCGATGGTGCTGCTCGGCGTGCTGTCGGCGCTCAGCGTGCTGCTCACGCGCTGGGGACCGAAATCCGGCGCGGTCCCCGAGGTGCGGCCGGCGCTGTCGTGA
- a CDS encoding SRPBCC family protein, whose translation MASIHKDISIAAPADVVWAAIADFGALHTRLVPGFVTDTQREGDARIVTFANGAVAREILVDCDPARMRLAYAIVSERVTQHNASVQVLADGATRSRVIWTVDVLPHEIAPYMDAQMDLGALAMQANFERRTA comes from the coding sequence ATGGCTTCCATTCACAAGGACATTTCGATCGCGGCCCCCGCCGACGTGGTGTGGGCGGCGATCGCCGACTTCGGCGCGCTGCATACCCGGCTGGTGCCGGGCTTCGTCACCGATACGCAACGCGAGGGGGACGCCCGTATCGTGACTTTCGCCAATGGCGCCGTCGCGCGCGAAATCCTGGTCGACTGCGACCCGGCCCGCATGCGGCTGGCCTATGCGATCGTCAGCGAGCGCGTCACCCAGCACAATGCCTCGGTACAGGTGCTGGCCGACGGTGCGACACGCAGCCGCGTGATCTGGACCGTCGACGTGCTGCCGCACGAGATTGCGCCCTACATGGACGCGCAGATGGATCTCGGCGCGCTGGCGATGCAGGCCAACTTCGAAAGGCGCACGGCATGA
- a CDS encoding helix-turn-helix transcriptional regulator, which yields MTATTIFQGDGLSVSDYRCGAGPHDRPFAEHHLSHSISYVRKGSFGCRCRGQSHELVAGAFLIGHPGDEYVCSHDHYAGGDECLSFFPSPELVEQLGGSSGIWQRGGLPPLAELMVLGERAQAAADGRNDIGVDEAGHALLARFVEIVSGRTQRPLMAEARDRRRAVQAALWIDAHSAQPIALDDAARETGLSAFHFLRLFTGVIGVTPHQYLLRSRLRHAARLLADQERAITDIAFDVGFNDLSNFIRSFRRAAGVSPRGFRRAAQADRKNLQDRLTVH from the coding sequence ATGACGGCGACGACGATCTTTCAGGGTGACGGCCTCTCCGTGTCGGATTATCGCTGCGGCGCCGGCCCGCATGACCGGCCCTTTGCCGAGCACCACCTCAGCCATTCCATCTCCTATGTCCGCAAGGGCAGCTTCGGCTGCCGCTGCCGCGGCCAGTCCCACGAACTGGTGGCCGGCGCCTTCCTGATCGGTCATCCCGGCGACGAATATGTCTGCAGCCACGACCACTATGCCGGCGGCGACGAATGCCTGTCGTTTTTCCCGAGCCCCGAGCTGGTCGAGCAGCTCGGCGGCAGCAGCGGCATCTGGCAGCGCGGCGGCCTGCCGCCACTGGCCGAACTGATGGTGCTGGGCGAACGCGCCCAGGCCGCCGCCGATGGCCGCAACGACATCGGCGTCGACGAAGCCGGCCACGCGCTGCTGGCGCGGTTCGTCGAGATCGTATCGGGACGGACGCAGCGGCCGCTGATGGCCGAGGCGCGCGACCGCCGCCGCGCGGTGCAGGCCGCGCTGTGGATCGACGCCCATTCTGCGCAACCGATCGCGCTCGATGACGCCGCGCGCGAGACGGGCCTCAGCGCGTTTCATTTCCTGCGGCTGTTCACCGGCGTGATCGGCGTCACCCCGCACCAGTATCTGCTGCGCTCCCGATTGCGCCACGCCGCCCGCCTGCTCGCCGACCAGGAGCGCGCCATCACGGACATCGCGTTCGACGTCGGCTTCAACGACCTGTCGAATTTCATCCGCAGCTTCCGCCGCGCCGCCGGGGTCTCGCCGCGCGGCTTCCGCCGGGCTGCGCAGGCCGACCGCAAGAATCTCCAAGATCGGCTGACCGTGCACTGA
- the mmsB gene encoding multiple monosaccharide ABC transporter permease — translation MSDKTVAAPAPPKHAGFLKNNLREYGMLLSLFAIMLFFQVVTDGTLLRPLNLTNLVLQNSYIVIMALGMLLVIVTGHIDLSVGSVAGFIGAVAAVLMVQFNMNFILATLICLVLGGFIGAAQGYWVAYFKIPSFIVTLAGMLVFKGLALAILQGQSVGPFAPTFQKLSSGFIPELFPNAGILYPTSLLIGAALATALVAMNMKARARQQSHGVEAEPTGFFVFKNALLFAAIVYFTYLIASHRGLPNVLVIMMVLIGIYAFVTSRTTVGRQIYAVGGNAKAASLSGIKTERLTFFTFVNMGVLAALAGLVFAARLNTATPKAGLGFELDVIAACFIGGASAYGGVGKVGGAVIGALIMGVMNNGMSILGIGIDYQQVIKGLVLLGAVCLDVYNQKR, via the coding sequence ATGAGCGACAAGACCGTGGCGGCGCCGGCGCCGCCCAAGCATGCCGGATTCCTCAAGAACAACCTGCGCGAATACGGCATGCTGCTGTCGCTGTTCGCCATCATGCTGTTCTTCCAGGTGGTCACCGACGGCACGCTGCTGCGCCCGCTCAACCTGACCAACCTGGTGCTGCAGAACAGCTACATCGTCATCATGGCGCTCGGCATGCTGCTGGTGATCGTCACCGGCCATATCGACCTGTCGGTCGGCTCGGTGGCCGGCTTCATCGGCGCCGTTGCCGCGGTGCTGATGGTGCAGTTCAACATGAACTTCATTCTCGCCACCCTGATCTGCCTGGTGCTGGGCGGTTTCATCGGCGCGGCGCAAGGCTACTGGGTGGCCTATTTCAAGATCCCGTCCTTCATCGTGACGCTGGCGGGCATGCTGGTGTTCAAGGGCCTGGCGCTGGCGATCCTTCAGGGGCAGTCGGTGGGGCCGTTCGCGCCGACCTTCCAGAAGCTGTCCTCGGGCTTCATCCCCGAGCTGTTTCCCAACGCCGGCATCCTCTATCCGACCTCGCTGCTGATCGGCGCGGCGCTGGCCACCGCGCTGGTGGCCATGAACATGAAGGCCCGCGCCCGCCAGCAGAGCCACGGCGTCGAGGCCGAGCCGACCGGCTTCTTCGTCTTCAAGAACGCGCTGCTGTTCGCCGCCATCGTCTATTTCACCTATCTGATCGCCTCGCATCGCGGCCTGCCCAACGTGCTGGTGATCATGATGGTGCTAATCGGCATCTACGCCTTCGTCACCTCGCGGACCACCGTGGGCCGGCAGATCTATGCCGTCGGCGGCAATGCCAAGGCGGCAAGCCTGTCGGGCATCAAGACCGAACGGCTGACGTTCTTCACCTTCGTCAATATGGGCGTGCTGGCGGCCCTGGCCGGCCTGGTATTCGCCGCGCGGCTCAACACCGCGACGCCGAAGGCCGGCCTCGGCTTCGAGCTTGACGTCATCGCCGCCTGCTTCATCGGCGGCGCTTCGGCCTATGGCGGCGTCGGCAAGGTCGGCGGCGCGGTGATCGGCGCGCTGATCATGGGCGTCATGAACAACGGCATGTCCATCCTCGGCATCGGCATCGACTACCAGCAGGTGATCAAGGGCCTGGTGCTGCTCGGCGCGGTCTGCCTCGACGTCTACAACCAGAAGCGCTGA